A section of the Pseudomonas lini genome encodes:
- a CDS encoding peroxiredoxin, producing MAVAIDQPVADFEAPATSGQSVSLAGLKGKQVVIYFYPKDSTPGCTTQGQGFRDQLEAFKAANTEVFGVSRDSLKSHENFKAKQSFTFELISDKEEALCQLFDVIKLKKLYGKEYMGVDRSTFLIDKNGVLRQEWRGVKVPGHVDAVLAAAQALNKA from the coding sequence ATGGCCGTAGCCATCGACCAACCGGTTGCCGACTTCGAAGCACCCGCCACCAGCGGGCAATCCGTCAGCCTCGCGGGCCTCAAAGGCAAGCAAGTGGTGATTTACTTCTATCCGAAGGACAGCACGCCGGGCTGCACCACCCAGGGTCAGGGTTTTCGTGATCAGCTTGAAGCCTTTAAAGCTGCCAACACCGAAGTCTTCGGCGTGTCTCGCGACAGCCTGAAATCCCACGAAAACTTCAAGGCCAAGCAGTCGTTTACCTTCGAACTGATCAGTGACAAGGAAGAAGCGCTGTGCCAGCTGTTCGACGTGATCAAACTGAAAAAGCTCTACGGCAAGGAATATATGGGCGTTGATCGCAGCACGTTCCTGATCGACAAGAACGGCGTGCTGCGTCAGGAATGGCGCGGCGTGAAGGTGCCGGGGCATGTGGATGCGGTTTTGGCTGCGGCTCAGGCCCTCAATAAAGCCTGA
- a CDS encoding glycine cleavage system protein R — protein MSTPTVREQFLVISALGANPMELTNVLCRASHENRCAVVTSRLTRHGECSALILEISGSWDALARLEGSLPVLAKRHAFTVNVVRSGALENRPQALPYVAYVSSAYRPDIINELCQFFMDHNVELENLTCDTYQAPQTGGTMLNATFTVTLPAGTQISWLRDQFLDFADAMNLDALIEPWRPQNPM, from the coding sequence ATGTCCACCCCCACAGTTCGCGAACAATTCCTTGTCATCAGTGCCCTCGGCGCCAACCCCATGGAGCTGACTAACGTCCTGTGCCGCGCCAGCCATGAAAACCGCTGCGCCGTGGTCACCTCTCGGCTGACGCGCCATGGCGAATGCAGTGCGTTGATCCTTGAAATCTCGGGCAGCTGGGACGCCCTGGCGCGCCTCGAAGGCAGCCTGCCAGTGCTGGCCAAACGGCACGCCTTCACCGTTAACGTGGTCCGCAGCGGTGCCCTGGAGAACCGTCCCCAGGCCCTGCCGTACGTTGCCTACGTCAGCTCGGCCTACCGCCCGGACATCATCAACGAGCTGTGCCAGTTCTTCATGGATCACAACGTCGAGCTGGAAAACCTGACCTGCGACACCTACCAGGCTCCACAGACCGGCGGCACCATGCTTAACGCCACGTTCACCGTGACCTTGCCGGCCGGCACCCAGATCAGCTGGTTGCGTGACCAGTTCCTGGATTTCGCCGATGCCATGAACCTGGACGCACTGATTGAACCGTGGCGCCCACAAAACCCAATGTAA
- the dapA gene encoding 4-hydroxy-tetrahydrodipicolinate synthase — protein MIAGSMVALVTPMDAQGRLDWDSLSKLVDFHLQEGTNAIVAVGTTGESATLDVNEHIEVIRRVVAQVAGRIPVIAGTGANSTREAIELTTNAKNAGADACLLVTPYYNKPTQEGLYLHFKAIAEAVDIPQILYNVPGRTACDMQAETVIRLSTVKNIIGIKEATGDLQRAKDILAGVSSDFLVYSGDDATAVELMLLGGKGNISVTANVAPRAMSDLCAAAMAGDAVKARAIHEKLMPLNKTLFIESNPIPVKWALHEMGLMPDGIRLPLTWLSAACHEPLRQAMRQSGVLV, from the coding sequence ATGATTGCGGGCAGTATGGTGGCACTGGTCACACCCATGGATGCACAGGGTCGTCTCGACTGGGACAGCCTGAGCAAACTGGTGGACTTCCACCTGCAAGAGGGCACCAACGCCATCGTGGCGGTCGGCACTACAGGTGAGTCGGCCACGCTTGACGTGAACGAGCACATCGAAGTGATTCGTCGCGTGGTTGCCCAGGTTGCAGGGCGTATTCCGGTAATCGCCGGTACGGGCGCCAATTCGACGCGCGAAGCGATCGAACTGACGACCAACGCGAAGAACGCCGGCGCCGACGCGTGCCTGCTGGTAACCCCTTATTACAACAAGCCGACGCAAGAAGGCCTGTACTTGCACTTCAAGGCCATCGCCGAAGCCGTCGACATCCCGCAGATTCTCTACAATGTGCCGGGCCGTACCGCATGCGACATGCAGGCCGAGACGGTGATCCGCCTGTCGACCGTGAAAAACATTATCGGCATCAAGGAAGCCACGGGTGACCTGCAGCGCGCCAAGGACATCCTGGCCGGCGTGAGCAGCGACTTCCTGGTTTATTCCGGCGACGACGCAACTGCGGTCGAGCTGATGCTGCTGGGTGGCAAGGGCAACATTTCGGTGACCGCCAACGTCGCACCGCGTGCCATGAGCGACCTGTGCGCCGCGGCCATGGCCGGCGATGCCGTCAAAGCCCGAGCGATCCACGAAAAGCTGATGCCGCTCAATAAAACCCTGTTTATCGAATCCAACCCTATCCCCGTGAAATGGGCTCTGCATGAAATGGGCTTGATGCCGGACGGTATCCGTCTGCCGCTCACCTGGCTCAGTGCTGCCTGTCACGAACCGCTGCGACAGGCCATGCGCCAGTCCGGCGTCCTGGTTTAA
- the bamC gene encoding outer membrane protein assembly factor BamC, protein MKRMAGLSALALIISSTSGCGWIWGPEGYFRDRGSDYLEAQQTAPMQLPPEVSTAKRLDPLLPIPRNVADDTAKGEYIVPRPQPLSASADASAYSLQKSGDSRSILAQTPPAEVWPVAVQFFQDNGFRLDEQRPQTGEFTTTWQHSDELSAAMAKRLSAAGVGADSESRVRVRIEPGVQRNTSEVYVVSAERPAGSTANVDFTNRSVNTGLDAALVDDMLASMSRTSEKGGSVSMLASRDFDTPSRVSLTEDGSGNPVLNVGSDLDRAWSSVGRALEQGEWRVEDINRSLGLYYINLAEKAEKKDEKPGFFSSLFGSAPSKEEVEARAERYQVRLSKVGENVQVTVEKNINTVAPADVARKVLSVIQDNLG, encoded by the coding sequence ATGAAGCGAATGGCCGGACTTTCCGCACTTGCCTTGATTATCTCCAGCACCAGTGGCTGCGGATGGATCTGGGGCCCGGAAGGTTACTTCCGTGACCGTGGTAGCGATTACCTGGAAGCGCAACAGACTGCACCGATGCAACTGCCACCAGAGGTCAGCACCGCCAAGCGTCTGGATCCGCTGTTGCCGATCCCGCGCAACGTGGCCGACGACACCGCCAAGGGCGAATACATCGTGCCTCGTCCACAACCGCTGTCGGCATCGGCTGACGCCAGTGCCTACTCTCTGCAAAAGAGCGGCGACTCGCGTTCGATCCTGGCTCAGACCCCGCCGGCCGAAGTCTGGCCCGTGGCCGTGCAGTTCTTCCAGGACAACGGTTTCCGTCTGGATGAGCAACGCCCGCAAACCGGTGAATTCACCACCACCTGGCAGCATTCCGACGAACTGTCCGCAGCAATGGCCAAGCGTCTGAGCGCGGCCGGTGTCGGCGCCGACAGTGAAAGCCGTGTGCGGGTGCGTATCGAGCCGGGCGTGCAGCGCAACACCAGTGAAGTCTACGTGGTCAGCGCCGAGCGTCCTGCCGGCAGCACCGCCAATGTGGATTTCACCAATCGTTCGGTCAACACCGGCCTGGACGCAGCACTGGTCGACGACATGCTCGCGAGCATGAGCCGCACCTCGGAGAAGGGCGGTTCGGTCTCCATGCTGGCCTCTCGTGATTTCGATACGCCAAGTCGTGTCAGCCTGACCGAAGATGGCAGCGGCAACCCGGTGCTCAACGTCGGTTCCGATCTGGATCGTGCCTGGTCGAGTGTCGGTCGTGCGCTGGAGCAAGGCGAATGGCGTGTTGAAGACATCAACCGCAGCCTGGGCCTGTACTACATCAACCTCGCCGAAAAAGCCGAGAAGAAAGACGAGAAGCCTGGCTTCTTCAGCAGCCTGTTCGGCAGCGCGCCGAGCAAGGAAGAAGTTGAAGCTCGCGCCGAGCGTTATCAGGTTCGCCTGAGCAAGGTTGGCGAGAACGTCCAAGTCACCGTCGAGAAAAACATCAACACCGTGGCGCCAGCTGATGTGGCGCGTAAGGTGTTGAGCGTGATTCAGGACAACCTGGGCTGA
- a CDS encoding MBL fold metallo-hydrolase: MRFAVLGSGSQGNGTLIASDDTYVLVDCGFSLRETEKRLLRLGVNPSQLSAILVTHEHADHVHGVGLLSRRYNLPVYLSRGTLRGMRKPIEPAGFLAGGEQLQIGNLSIGVIAVAHDAQEPTQYVFSDGQRRFGLLTDLGSYCNTVLDGYRDLDALMIESNHCRDMLARGHYPYFLKQRVGGELGHLNNHQAAFLVAELGWQGLQHLVLAHLSSKNNLPQLARQCFVDTLGCDPDWLQLADQDSGLDWRHIA; the protein is encoded by the coding sequence ATGCGTTTTGCCGTTCTCGGCAGCGGTAGCCAAGGGAACGGCACGCTGATAGCCAGCGATGACACGTATGTACTGGTGGATTGTGGTTTCTCCCTGCGGGAAACCGAAAAACGCCTGCTGCGACTGGGTGTGAACCCTTCGCAGCTGAGCGCGATACTCGTGACCCACGAACATGCCGACCATGTGCATGGCGTGGGTTTGCTGTCTCGGCGTTACAATCTGCCTGTCTACCTCAGTCGCGGGACCCTGCGCGGGATGCGCAAACCGATTGAACCCGCAGGCTTTCTGGCTGGCGGCGAGCAACTGCAAATCGGCAACCTGAGCATCGGCGTCATTGCCGTGGCGCATGATGCGCAGGAGCCGACGCAGTATGTCTTCAGCGACGGTCAGCGGCGTTTCGGCCTGTTGACCGACCTGGGCTCGTATTGCAACACGGTGCTGGATGGCTACCGGGATCTCGATGCATTGATGATCGAGTCCAACCATTGCCGTGACATGCTGGCTCGCGGTCATTACCCGTACTTTCTCAAGCAGCGGGTGGGCGGTGAATTGGGACATTTGAACAACCATCAGGCGGCATTCCTGGTGGCCGAGTTGGGCTGGCAGGGCCTGCAACATCTGGTCCTGGCCCATCTGAGCAGCAAGAACAACCTGCCGCAGCTGGCCCGGCAATGTTTTGTCGACACCCTCGGGTGCGACCCGGACTGGCTGCAACTGGCCGATCAAGATTCAGGGCTCGACTGGCGACACATCGCCTAG
- the purC gene encoding phosphoribosylaminoimidazolesuccinocarboxamide synthase: MEKREELYRGKAKSVYKTDDADRLILLFRNDTSAFDGKRIEQLDRKGMVNNKFNAFIMQKLEAAGVPTQFDKLLGDNECLVKKLDMIPVECVVRNYAAGSLVKRLGVEEGMKLNPYTFELFLKDDAKGDPFINESHVVAFGWGTAEQLVRMKELSLKVNEVLSKLFDDAGLLLVDFKLEFGVFSDGSIVLGDEFSPDGCRLWDKATGKKMDKDRFRQGLGDVIEAYEEVANRLGVPL; the protein is encoded by the coding sequence ATGGAAAAACGTGAAGAACTCTACCGCGGCAAAGCCAAATCGGTTTACAAGACCGATGACGCTGACCGCTTGATCCTGCTGTTTCGCAACGACACCTCGGCGTTCGACGGCAAGCGCATCGAGCAGCTCGACCGCAAAGGCATGGTGAACAACAAGTTCAACGCCTTCATCATGCAGAAACTCGAAGCAGCCGGCGTGCCGACTCAATTCGACAAACTGCTGGGCGACAACGAATGCCTGGTGAAGAAACTCGACATGATCCCGGTCGAGTGCGTCGTGCGTAACTACGCCGCCGGCAGCCTGGTCAAGCGTCTGGGCGTCGAAGAAGGCATGAAGCTCAACCCTTACACCTTCGAACTGTTCCTGAAGGACGACGCCAAGGGCGACCCGTTCATCAACGAATCCCACGTCGTGGCATTCGGTTGGGGCACCGCCGAGCAACTGGTTCGCATGAAAGAACTGTCGCTCAAGGTCAACGAAGTCCTGAGCAAACTGTTCGACGACGCTGGCCTGCTGCTGGTCGACTTCAAACTGGAATTCGGCGTGTTCTCCGACGGCTCCATCGTCCTGGGCGACGAGTTCAGCCCGGACGGCTGCCGTCTGTGGGACAAGGCCACCGGCAAGAAAATGGACAAGGACCGCTTCCGTCAGGGCCTCGGTGACGTCATCGAAGCCTACGAAGAAGTCGCCAACCGTCTGGGCGTACCGCTGTAA
- a CDS encoding ShlB/FhaC/HecB family hemolysin secretion/activation protein, which translates to MFSPAHWARLCLALLCLSPLTLAYAAPTPGDTDLIRERQDRLLEEQRRRLEELKDLPGKEAKPTQPTAPTDSRCFPIKTIELKGADALSEGERQRLLKPFLNQCLGVPQLNQLLKVITNHYLEKDLVTSRAYLPQQDLSGGHLSVLVVEGRLEGLKGAENSKLSDRELAMAFPGKAGDLVNLREIEQMVDQLNRLPSNDAQMELTPGQNIGGSEVLVKNTPQKPWRVGLSRHNDGQKSTGEQQWGTAFDWDSPLGLADQLALRGGHDAISDHQKTSRNGMLYYNLPFGWWNLSYTYSQSEYRALGQANGFNFKQSGDSQNHQLRLERVIHRDSVSKTSLNTGLAYLRTNNFIEDSKLAESSNRISEAQFGINHGRRVGNAFVNLDLGLQNGIGALDAQGDHEPGPGLPDARYRKYTATLSYLQPFVLGGESFSFSSLMTGQRSEDVLFSPQRMSLGGQSSIRGYKDQSLSGDSGGYWRNDLRWSRPVTLEWLRPVFAEYGTSLGYDQGVIRGDRYNGDQHGRMSSNSLELFARGEHLSASVTFAHSLERPDALSEREAPIYFRVDFFL; encoded by the coding sequence ATGTTCTCACCCGCCCATTGGGCGAGGTTGTGCCTGGCTTTGCTGTGCCTCTCTCCGCTAACGCTCGCCTATGCTGCGCCAACCCCCGGTGACACGGACCTGATCCGTGAGCGTCAGGACCGCCTGCTCGAAGAACAGCGCCGACGTCTTGAGGAGCTCAAGGACCTGCCCGGCAAGGAGGCGAAGCCTACCCAGCCGACGGCCCCTACCGACAGCCGTTGCTTCCCGATCAAGACCATTGAGCTCAAGGGCGCCGATGCCCTGTCCGAGGGCGAGCGTCAACGCCTGCTCAAGCCCTTTCTCAACCAGTGCCTGGGCGTGCCGCAGCTTAACCAGTTGCTCAAGGTCATCACCAACCACTATCTCGAAAAAGACCTGGTCACCAGCCGCGCTTATCTACCGCAGCAGGATTTGTCCGGCGGGCATTTGAGTGTGCTGGTAGTGGAAGGGCGACTCGAAGGCTTGAAAGGCGCCGAAAACAGCAAACTGTCGGACCGCGAGTTAGCGATGGCGTTTCCCGGTAAGGCCGGCGACTTGGTCAACCTGCGGGAGATCGAACAGATGGTCGATCAACTGAACCGTTTGCCATCCAACGATGCGCAGATGGAGCTGACGCCGGGGCAGAACATCGGTGGCAGCGAAGTGCTGGTCAAAAACACCCCGCAGAAACCCTGGCGCGTCGGCTTGTCGCGGCATAACGATGGCCAGAAGAGTACTGGCGAGCAGCAATGGGGCACCGCCTTCGACTGGGACAGTCCCTTGGGCCTGGCCGATCAATTGGCCTTGCGCGGCGGCCACGATGCCATCAGCGACCATCAGAAAACCTCGCGCAATGGCATGCTCTATTACAACCTGCCCTTTGGCTGGTGGAACCTGAGCTACACCTACAGCCAGAGCGAGTACCGGGCGCTGGGCCAGGCCAACGGCTTCAATTTCAAGCAGAGCGGTGATAGCCAGAACCATCAGTTGCGCCTGGAGCGGGTGATCCATCGCGATTCGGTGAGCAAAACCTCGCTCAACACCGGGCTGGCTTACCTGCGCACCAACAACTTCATTGAAGACAGCAAACTCGCTGAAAGCAGCAATCGCATCAGCGAGGCGCAGTTCGGCATCAACCATGGGCGACGGGTTGGCAATGCCTTCGTCAACCTCGACCTGGGCCTGCAAAACGGCATCGGTGCTCTTGACGCCCAGGGCGATCACGAGCCGGGGCCTGGGCTGCCGGATGCGCGCTATCGCAAATACACCGCCACCCTCAGCTATCTGCAGCCCTTTGTGCTGGGTGGCGAGTCCTTCAGTTTCAGCAGCCTGATGACCGGCCAGCGCAGCGAAGACGTGCTGTTCAGCCCGCAGCGCATGAGCTTGGGCGGGCAATCGTCGATCCGTGGTTACAAGGACCAGTCCTTGTCCGGCGACAGCGGTGGCTACTGGCGCAATGATCTGCGCTGGAGCCGTCCCGTGACACTGGAATGGCTACGCCCGGTGTTCGCCGAATACGGCACCAGCCTCGGTTACGACCAGGGCGTGATTCGTGGCGATCGCTACAACGGCGATCAGCACGGGCGCATGTCGAGCAACTCGCTGGAGTTGTTTGCCCGTGGTGAGCACCTGAGCGCCAGCGTCACTTTCGCCCATTCCCTGGAACGCCCGGATGCCCTGAGCGAGCGCGAAGCGCCGATCTACTTCCGCGTGGATTTCTTCCTCTAA